From a region of the Panicum virgatum strain AP13 chromosome 2K, P.virgatum_v5, whole genome shotgun sequence genome:
- the LOC120688926 gene encoding disease resistance protein RGA5-like: MQKCAAFPTFRNPLHKRTSPICITEAECIGGSVMDSVLAKLAELTGAKGSNLMDLLSDIAFLRDELCAVNALLKKLEDGDELDPQVKDWSNQVRELGYDIEACIDEFVHRVGRADARAGFVGRISHFISTLRAHLEAARQIKELKTRLQEISERRKRYKLEHHIPGSSFTASDPRLPALYKETDNLVGLDGPRDELLKWVLDEKKQLKGLSIVGFGGIGKTTLANEVYRGVKGQFDCHAFVSVSQRPDITRLLNSIRSKLGHQESSYPCDVKDLIDDIREYLQHKRYLIVVDDLWDTISWDTIKCALPETNLGSRFIVTTRIDSVARACCTHQESLYRLKPLNDQDSRRLMFSRTFGPNRDYPSQIKEVSAEILKKCSGLPLAIITVASLLASRPTSKKEDWEKIRNSLGSVFGTHPTLAGMRQILRLSYRNLPHHLRTCFLYLGIYPEDHIIQRVDLVRQWIAGGLVTNSGRQDAHDLAKSYFNELVNRSVIQPEETDYNGEALSCRVHDMMLDLILSKCAEDNFITVVYNSLGMRELHNSKVRRLSINLNGAEGFTISAVQPIGRQSQIRSLALFGDPTCMPACAHLLPESKFLQVLVLDLREFDAKTGHDKEGINLTGISQLVLLRYLKVEARTRCVKLPREIRGLRHLQTLEMHCGIFGGLPSDTFHLPGLLHLIVTSANRFPDGIDIAKSLCTLEYFGLLENSLENIHGLGELTNLKDLKIRCFPESQPDMISMRSLMDALCSSLGKLGSKNLRCLSVTRYPEICADTLHSLFPPPCHLETLDLLAWSFSSVPRWLAELHDLRSLDLCLKEVMAKDIGILGGLPSLMHLHFQIQQIPKEKIIIHGGAGARFLFPSLVNFQFKCERKMSLQLLMFEAGAMPNLQRLELETSVALLKKWDGCTSARMEHLLSLKEICVTMWHGQCTESEIIAAECALRNFAQVHPSRPSITII; encoded by the exons ATGCAGAAATGTGCTGCTTTCCCAACTTTCAGAAACCCACTTCACAAGAGGACCTCCCCAATTTGCATCACAGAAGCTGAGTGTATTGGAGGATCAGTGATGGACTCCGTTCTTGCAAAGCTGGCGGAACTTACGGGGGCCAAGGGCAGCAATCTGATGGACTTACTGAGCGACATCGCCTTTCTCAGAGATGAGCTTTGTGCCGTGAACGCTCTTCTCAAGAAGCTTGAGGACGGCGATGAGCTTGACCCGCAGGTCAAGGATTGGAGCAACCAAGTCAGGGAGTTGGGCTATGACATCGAGGCTTGCATAGATGAGTTCGTGCACCGTGTTGGCCGCGCGGATGCCAGAGCCGGGTTTGTCGGGAGGATTTCTCACTTCATCAGCACTTTGAGAGCCCATCTTGAGGCTGCAAGGCAGATCAAGGAGCTCAAGACTCGCCTGCAGGAGATAAGCGAGCGCCGCAAGAGGTACAAGCTTGAACACCACATCCCTGGTTCTAGCTTCACAGCCTCTGACCCTCGATTGCCGGCGCTCTACAAGGAAACAGACAATCTTGTGGGTCTCGATGGCCCAAGGGATGAACTTCTCAAATGGGTattggatgaaaagaaacaACTGAAAGGGTTGAGTATAGTTGGATTTGGAGGCATAGGGAAGACAACGCTTGCTAATGAGGTTTATCGAGGGGTTAAGGGACAATTTGACTGTCATGCGTTTGTCTCAGTTTCCCAAAGACCTGATATAACAAGGCTTCTCAACAGTATAAGATCAAAACTTGGTCACCAAGAGTCTTCTTACCCTTGCGACGTGAAAGACCTCATCGACGATATTAGAGAATATCTACAACACAAGAG GTACTTGATAGTAGTTGATGATTTGTGGGATACAATATCATGGGATACTATCAAATGCGCTTTACCAGAAACTAATCTCGGAAGCAGATTTATTGTAACCACACGGATTGATAGTGTTGCTAGGGCCTGCTGTACTCATCAGGAATCCTTGTACAGATTGAAACCCCTCAATGACCAGGACTCAAGAAGATTAATGTTTAGCAGAACATTCGGTCCCAATCGTGATTATCCTTCACAAATCAAGGAGGTTTCAGCTGAAATCTTGAAGAAATGTAGTGGTCTGCCTCTTGCAATAATTACTGTTGCAAGCCTACTAGCCAGTCGGCCAACAAGTAAAAAGGAGGATTGGGAGAAGATACGAAATTCATTAGGCTCCGTGTTTGGTACACACCCCACGCTGGCAGGGATGAGACAAATTTTAAGGCTCAGTTACAGGAATCTTCCTCATCACCTCAGGACATGTTTCCTGTATCTAGGTATATATCCAGAGGATCACATAATTCAAAGGGTCGATTTGGTTCGACAATGGATCGCAGGTGGTCTTGTCACCAATTCTGGAAGGCAAGATGCACATGATTTGGCGAAGAGCTACTTTAACGAGCTTGTAAACAGAAGCGTGATTCAACCTGAAGAGACTGACTATAATGGAGAGGCATTGTCTTGTCGGGTGCATGATATGATGCTCGATTTGATCCTTAGCAAGTGCGCAGAAGACAATTTTATCACTGTGGTGTACAATTCTCTGGGCATGAGAGAACTACATAACAGCAAGGTTCGTCGACTCTCGATCAACCTGAATGGCGCTGAAGGTTTCACAATTTCAGCTGTACAGCCCATTGGCAGACAATCACAAATTCGATCCCTTGCCTTGTTTGGTGACCCAACTTGTATGCCAGCCTGTGCGCATCTTTTGCCAGAGTCGAAATTTCTCCAAGTTCTTGTCCTTGATCTTCGGGAATTTGATGCCAAGACTGGGCATGACAAGGAAGGCATCAACCTGACAGGCATAAGTCAGCTGGTTCTATTGAGATATTTGAAGGTAGAGGCCAGGACTAGATGTGTGAAGCTGCCGAGAGAGATCCGAGGGCTGCGCCACCTACAGACACTGGAAATGCATTGTGGAATTTTTGGTGGTTTGCCATCAGATACTTTTCACCTACCAGGCTTGCTGCATCTCATTGTAACATCAGCCAATAGGTTTCCTGACGGGATTGATATCGCGAAATCCCTGTGCACTCTGGAATACTTTGGCTTGCTGGAGAACTCGTTGGAGAACATTCATGGCCTGGGTGAACTCACCAACCTGAAGGATTTGAAAATACGTTGTTTTCCAGAATCCCAGCCGGACATGATTAGTATGAGGTCATTGATGGATGCATTGTGCTCGTCACTTGGTAAGCTTGGTAGCAAGAACCTGAGATGTCTCTCTGTGACGAGATATCCTGAAATCTGTGCTGACACACTGCACTCACTGTTCCCTCCTCCCTGCCATCTGGAGACACTGGATCTGTTAGCGTGGTCATTTTCCAGTGTTCCTAGGTGGCTTGCTGAGCTCCATGACCTCCGCTCCTTGGATCTCTGTCTTAAGGAGGTAATGGCGAAAGATATTGGTATTCTTGGGGGGTTGCCCTCACTCATGCACCTCCATTTTCAGATCCAACAAATCCCAAAAGAAAAGATCATCATACATGGTGGCGCTGGCGCAAGATTTTTGTTCCCATCCCTTGTTAATTTTCAGTTCAAGTGTGAACGGAAAATGTCCCTGCAGCTCCTGATGTTTGAGGCAGGAGCCATGCCCAATCTGCAACGCCTTGAGTTAGAAACCAGCGTGGCATTGCTTAAAAAATGGGATGGTTGCACATCTGCCAGAATGGAGCACCTTTTAAGCCTCAAAGAGATATGTGTAACCATGTGGCACGGCCAATGCACAGAATCTGAAATAATAGCTGCAGAGTGTGCACTCAGAAACTTCGCTCAAGTACACCCAAGCCGTCCTTCCATCACAATAATCTAA